In Aestuariibaculum lutulentum, one DNA window encodes the following:
- a CDS encoding NAD(P)H-dependent glycerol-3-phosphate dehydrogenase — MEKPLKYAVFGAGSWATAIVKMLCENLDEIGWYMRSVYTKEHLLKEQHNPNYLSSVEFHLEQLKISNDINEIAAFADVLIFAIPSAFMHSELEKLNIDISKKIIVSAVKGIMPESGLLVGEHFHDVYNIPFENIAVIAGPCHAEEVALERLSYLTISCADTGKAKSIAKNLSSDYIKTKVNDDVVGVEYAVMLKNIYAIAAGIAHGLGYGDNFQSVLMSNSIREMKRFIKKMHKMKRNINNSAYLGDLLVTGYSIFSRNRMFGNMIGKGYTVKSAQMEMSMVAEGYYATKSAHLLNEKNKSKTKLPIINAVYEVLYENKDPKKVFKKLTEKLD, encoded by the coding sequence ATGGAAAAACCTTTAAAATATGCGGTGTTTGGCGCTGGAAGCTGGGCAACGGCTATTGTTAAAATGCTTTGCGAAAATTTAGATGAAATTGGTTGGTATATGCGTAGCGTGTACACCAAAGAACACTTACTAAAAGAGCAACATAATCCTAATTATTTAAGTTCGGTTGAATTTCATTTAGAGCAGTTAAAAATAAGTAACGACATTAATGAAATTGCTGCTTTTGCCGATGTATTAATCTTCGCTATTCCATCTGCATTTATGCACAGCGAGCTTGAAAAATTAAACATCGATATTTCAAAGAAAATTATTGTTTCTGCTGTTAAAGGAATTATGCCTGAAAGCGGATTACTGGTTGGTGAACATTTTCATGATGTTTACAATATTCCTTTTGAAAACATCGCTGTTATTGCCGGTCCTTGTCACGCCGAAGAGGTGGCTTTAGAACGTTTATCTTATTTAACTATTTCTTGTGCAGATACCGGTAAAGCAAAGTCCATTGCTAAAAACCTATCCAGCGATTACATAAAAACCAAGGTTAATGATGATGTTGTTGGCGTTGAGTATGCTGTAATGTTGAAAAACATTTACGCCATTGCTGCAGGTATTGCGCATGGCTTGGGATATGGAGACAACTTTCAGTCTGTTTTAATGAGTAACTCGATTAGAGAGATGAAACGTTTTATTAAAAAGATGCACAAAATGAAACGTAACATTAACAACTCGGCTTACCTAGGTGATTTGCTTGTAACCGGATATTCCATTTTCTCAAGAAACCGCATGTTTGGTAATATGATTGGTAAAGGTTACACCGTAAAATCGGCTCAAATGGAAATGAGTATGGTTGCTGAAGGTTATTATGCTACTAAAAGTGCACACTTACTAAACGAAAAAAACAAAAGCAAAACAAAGTTACCCATTATAAATGCGGTTTACGAAGTGCTTTACGAAAACAAAGACCCTAAAAAGGTATTTAAGAAGTTAACCGAGAAACTGGATTAG
- a CDS encoding nicotinic acid mononucleotide adenyltransferase — translation MKTVKLLLSFALISTLFTSCYQETVIVEEEPGISLNQLLNSYELWYVDINSTAGYGTTPFLQKAFTISFRNGVVYANNNIVGLGESGNGFGIDIGEYDTYDMILDVNHDIDGFETFDVYQIDNNTIELYNPKNKTSYFLDGYQRSNFDYDFVFYDNIHYFLQEYDAWEKTYTSDFGALNEFDNENFLQFLAGGNDSEFRSSQDNSGTSVNNLIWDYTGIYGVGDVAGDMYLKTLTLDYDYFDNEYFELSVINDSKIELYHPSSQSVYQFTGRGYIQYLKTADTKGKTATSEITEKMRKPRKDKVENPRTSTRG, via the coding sequence ATGAAGACTGTAAAATTACTTTTAAGCTTTGCGCTAATATCAACACTTTTCACATCCTGTTATCAGGAAACAGTAATAGTGGAAGAAGAACCAGGAATATCGTTAAATCAATTATTAAATTCTTACGAATTATGGTATGTCGATATCAATAGTACTGCTGGTTACGGTACGACACCGTTTTTACAGAAAGCATTTACCATATCGTTTAGAAATGGCGTAGTGTATGCAAATAATAATATTGTTGGTTTAGGTGAAAGCGGAAATGGCTTCGGAATTGATATAGGAGAATATGATACTTATGATATGATTTTAGATGTGAATCATGATATTGATGGTTTTGAAACTTTTGATGTCTATCAGATAGATAACAATACTATAGAATTGTATAATCCGAAAAATAAAACCTCTTATTTTTTAGATGGCTATCAACGAAGCAATTTCGATTACGATTTTGTGTTCTACGATAACATTCATTATTTTTTACAGGAATACGATGCTTGGGAAAAGACGTATACCAGTGATTTCGGAGCTTTAAACGAATTTGATAATGAAAACTTTTTACAGTTTTTAGCAGGAGGAAATGATTCAGAATTTAGAAGTTCGCAAGATAACTCAGGTACTAGTGTCAATAATTTAATTTGGGATTACACCGGTATCTATGGTGTAGGTGATGTTGCCGGAGATATGTACCTTAAAACTTTAACATTAGATTATGATTATTTCGACAATGAATATTTTGAATTGAGCGTTATAAATGACAGTAAGATAGAATTGTATCATCCGTCGTCGCAATCGGTTTACCAATTCACTGGGCGTGGATACATTCAATATTTAAAAACAGCAGATACAAAAGGCAAAACAGCAACTTCTGAAATCACAGAGAAAATGCGTAAGCCTAGAAAAGATAAAGTAGAAAACCCGAGAACAAGTACAAGGGGATAA
- the nadD gene encoding nicotinate (nicotinamide) nucleotide adenylyltransferase translates to MKIGLYFGSFNPIHVGHLIIANHIAEHSDLDEVWFVVTPHNPFKNKSSLLDNFDRLELVHRATKDYDKLKPCDIEFNLPQPNYTVNTLVHLQEKYPKHEFALLMGEDNLKSFHKWKNYQVILENHHIYVYPRISGEQQTTIFDNHPKIHHIDAPVMELSSTFIRKSIKEGKNVKPMLPAHVWEHIDDMLFYR, encoded by the coding sequence ATGAAAATCGGATTGTATTTTGGCTCATTTAACCCTATTCATGTGGGCCATTTAATTATTGCTAACCACATTGCAGAACATAGCGATTTAGATGAAGTCTGGTTTGTAGTAACACCCCACAATCCTTTTAAAAACAAAAGTAGTTTACTCGATAACTTCGATAGATTAGAACTCGTGCATCGTGCCACTAAAGATTACGACAAACTTAAACCTTGCGATATTGAGTTCAATCTGCCTCAACCCAATTATACAGTAAACACACTGGTACACTTACAGGAAAAATATCCGAAGCATGAATTTGCTTTACTTATGGGTGAAGACAATTTAAAAAGCTTCCATAAGTGGAAAAACTATCAGGTTATTTTAGAGAACCATCATATTTATGTGTACCCAAGAATTTCGGGCGAACAGCAAACGACGATTTTCGATAACCACCCTAAAATTCATCATATCGATGCCCCGGTAATGGAATTGTCTTCAACCTTTATTAGAAAGTCTATAAAAGAAGGTAAAAATGTAAAGCCTATGTTACCGGCACACGTTTGGGAACATATTGATGATATGCTTTTTTACAGGTAA
- the gmk gene encoding guanylate kinase has protein sequence MNQGKLIVFSAPSGSGKTTIVKHLLGIEDLNLEFSISATSRERRGNEVDGKDYYFLSLEDFKKHIKNEDFLEWEEVYRDNFYGTLKSEVERIWAMGKHVIFDIDVSGGLRIKRKFPEQTLALFVKPPSIDELKIRLKNRKTESEEKISMRVSKASAELATAPLFDKIVVNDTLEHALEEAEKLVRDFINS, from the coding sequence TTGAATCAAGGTAAACTTATTGTATTCTCAGCCCCATCAGGCTCAGGAAAAACAACCATAGTAAAACACTTATTAGGTATTGAAGATTTAAATTTAGAATTTTCAATATCGGCAACATCCCGTGAAAGACGCGGCAACGAAGTAGATGGCAAAGACTACTACTTTTTATCGCTTGAAGACTTTAAAAAACACATTAAAAACGAAGATTTTTTAGAGTGGGAAGAAGTATACCGCGATAATTTTTACGGAACTTTAAAAAGTGAAGTCGAGCGTATCTGGGCTATGGGTAAACACGTTATTTTCGATATCGATGTATCAGGAGGATTACGCATAAAACGAAAATTCCCTGAGCAAACTTTGGCACTTTTCGTAAAACCGCCAAGCATCGATGAATTAAAGATTCGTTTAAAAAACCGTAAAACCGAAAGTGAAGAAAAGATAAGCATGCGGGTTTCGAAAGCTTCTGCTGAATTGGCAACCGCACCACTTTTCGATAAAATTGTGGTCAACGACACCTTGGAGCACGCTCTAGAAGAAGCCGAAAAACTGGTTAGAGACTTCATTAACTCGTAA
- a CDS encoding YicC/YloC family endoribonuclease, producing the protein MIYSMTGYGKSVLQLPTKKVTIELKSLNSKNLDLNARMPSIYREKELSIRKLLADKLERGKVDFSIYVEATAEDTSTQINTPVVKQYMEQLRQVVDGNDIELLKMAVRFPDALNTVREEIDENEWQLIEAEIHKAVDDLNNHRLDEGKVLEQDFNARVSTIDNILEQVIAMDPERVQGVRERLLKGVEELKEKYDENRFEQELVYYIEKFDITEEKVRLKNHLNYFIESINSEDSNGKKLGFISQEMGREINTIGSKSNYAPMQQLVVQMKDELEKIKEQLLNVL; encoded by the coding sequence ATGATATATTCAATGACAGGCTATGGTAAATCGGTTTTGCAATTGCCTACAAAAAAGGTAACTATTGAGTTAAAATCTCTTAACAGCAAAAATTTAGATTTAAACGCAAGAATGCCATCTATATATAGAGAAAAAGAATTGTCTATTAGAAAACTTCTGGCTGATAAGTTAGAACGCGGTAAAGTAGATTTCTCTATATATGTAGAAGCTACTGCCGAAGACACTTCAACGCAAATCAATACGCCTGTTGTTAAACAATATATGGAACAACTACGACAAGTGGTTGATGGTAACGACATTGAATTACTTAAAATGGCGGTGCGTTTTCCTGATGCTTTAAATACCGTGCGTGAAGAAATTGACGAAAACGAATGGCAACTAATAGAAGCTGAAATTCATAAAGCGGTAGACGATTTAAACAATCACAGACTAGACGAAGGAAAAGTTTTAGAACAGGATTTTAACGCCAGAGTTTCAACCATCGATAACATTCTTGAACAGGTAATAGCGATGGATCCGGAGCGTGTTCAAGGGGTTCGCGAGCGCTTACTTAAAGGTGTTGAAGAGTTAAAAGAGAAATACGACGAAAACCGTTTCGAACAGGAATTGGTGTATTACATTGAAAAATTCGATATTACCGAAGAAAAAGTGCGTTTAAAAAATCACTTAAACTACTTTATAGAATCTATCAATTCTGAAGATTCTAACGGAAAAAAATTAGGCTTCATCTCTCAGGAAATGGGCCGTGAAATCAATACTATTGGTTCAAAAAGTAACTATGCACCAATGCAGCAGTTAGTCGTACAGATGAAAGACGAACTGGAAAAAATTAAAGAACAATTATTAAACGTATTATAA